The following proteins are encoded in a genomic region of uncultured Ilyobacter sp.:
- a CDS encoding 4Fe-4S binding protein, translating to MIKIDLKKCKGCKICANNCPISAIDMLDKKAIMKDNCVSCGICLRVCPFGAIEKTTEEKSNSMKCTNCPVNCAIPLGMGGACKRYINIDGNITRSRKLVVDAITTIPEKKNLPYKPVITAVGSGTNYPCCRPAPFIVQENVEGVDVVTVVTEAPLSYSGVKVKIDTNMHIGEEGAKVKRDGKVVGMVTTEEYGSKMLTIGGANLLSNGNDGFIVAKTIVDLANGREVQLKIDQGSVIKIKQGESPIIDGKKEKLMRVGCGSATIGMFARNLCKVVDEAIILDYHVIGLLSEHFAGEEVGMKYSGIVPTGTKSTRGRYFGEHGHGWGGTKIDNPLNAVKSIDMNTAKPGYKILVTETTGQKAALLEIKEGGDVEELPLTEEMADVVRLISKTCEEAKVSVVYTGGTGGSARAGVTNFPKKLTDAIHREEVHMTVAGAPTFILPGGGINFMVAVEKMVPESTTWVPTPATVAPIEYTMTREKYQQLGGHVEEILTKKELLKKLNLEG from the coding sequence ATGATTAAAATAGACTTGAAAAAATGTAAAGGTTGTAAAATTTGTGCTAACAACTGCCCTATATCGGCAATTGATATGCTAGATAAAAAAGCTATAATGAAAGATAACTGTGTGAGCTGTGGCATCTGTTTAAGAGTTTGTCCTTTCGGCGCTATAGAAAAAACGACAGAAGAAAAGAGTAATTCTATGAAATGTACTAATTGTCCCGTAAACTGTGCAATTCCCCTTGGTATGGGTGGAGCCTGCAAAAGGTATATCAACATCGATGGGAATATTACAAGAAGTAGAAAACTTGTAGTTGATGCTATCACTACAATACCAGAAAAAAAGAATCTTCCATATAAGCCTGTAATTACTGCAGTGGGCAGTGGAACTAATTATCCATGTTGTCGTCCAGCCCCTTTTATAGTTCAAGAAAATGTAGAAGGTGTGGATGTTGTTACAGTTGTAACAGAAGCACCATTGAGCTATAGCGGCGTTAAGGTGAAGATTGATACAAATATGCATATAGGGGAAGAAGGTGCAAAAGTAAAAAGAGATGGTAAAGTAGTAGGTATGGTAACTACTGAAGAATATGGTTCAAAAATGCTTACTATAGGTGGAGCAAATCTATTAAGCAACGGCAATGATGGATTCATAGTTGCCAAAACAATTGTAGATCTTGCAAACGGAAGAGAAGTCCAACTGAAAATTGACCAGGGAAGTGTTATAAAAATTAAACAAGGGGAATCACCAATTATAGATGGGAAAAAAGAAAAACTGATGAGAGTTGGATGTGGAAGTGCCACAATTGGTATGTTTGCAAGAAATTTGTGTAAAGTAGTAGATGAGGCAATTATTCTTGATTATCATGTAATAGGATTGCTTTCTGAGCATTTTGCCGGCGAAGAAGTAGGTATGAAATATAGTGGTATTGTTCCAACAGGGACAAAGAGTACTAGAGGACGGTATTTTGGTGAGCATGGTCATGGATGGGGTGGAACAAAAATAGATAACCCATTGAATGCAGTAAAATCCATTGACATGAATACTGCAAAACCAGGATACAAAATATTGGTGACTGAAACCACGGGACAAAAGGCTGCATTGCTGGAAATAAAAGAGGGTGGAGATGTGGAAGAGCTACCTTTGACTGAGGAAATGGCCGATGTTGTAAGGCTTATTTCCAAAACTTGTGAAGAGGCAAAAGTTTCAGTTGTTTACACAGGTGGGACAGGTGGAAGCGCTAGAGCTGGTGTGACAAATTTTCCTAAGAAGCTTACAGATGCCATACACAGAGAGGAAGTACATATGACAGTAGCAGGTGCACCAACATTTATCCTACCTGGAGGCGGAATAAACTTTATGGTAGCAGTAGAAAAAATGGTACCTGAATCGACTACATGGGTTCCTACACCGGCAACTGTAGCACCCATCGAATATACTATGACACGAGAGAAATACCAACAGCTTGGTGGCCATGTTGAGGAAATTCTAACAAAAAAAGAATTACTAAAGAAATTGAATTTAGAGGGATAA
- a CDS encoding NAD(P)-dependent oxidoreductase: MKVGFIGLGVMGKSMAINILNCDYKLKVYDVIKETMTELEEIGAEVGNSPADAAEGCDVIMTSLPNSKIVEDVILGKDGILEAAKEGAVIVDLSSITPKVIQNISEKCIKKCIEVIDAPVSGGAKGAKEGTLTIMAGGKIEVLEKVRPILDCIAKKVNYVGGVGAGDTVKLINNMLLGINMVACAEALALGTKAGIKPDLLYEIISQSSGSSYALKAKYENFISQGNFEPGFMIDLQYKDLQLAISTAKELNAPMFMGNIAQQMFETARAEGLGKKDISAVINLYEKWLNVSVRK; encoded by the coding sequence GTGAAAGTTGGTTTTATTGGATTAGGTGTCATGGGTAAAAGCATGGCAATTAATATTTTGAATTGTGACTATAAGTTAAAAGTTTATGATGTGATAAAAGAGACGATGACTGAATTGGAAGAAATCGGAGCTGAAGTAGGGAATTCACCGGCTGATGCCGCTGAAGGGTGTGATGTGATAATGACTTCGCTACCTAATTCTAAAATAGTAGAGGATGTTATACTGGGAAAAGACGGGATATTAGAAGCTGCAAAGGAAGGAGCAGTAATAGTAGATTTAAGCAGTATTACACCTAAAGTCATTCAAAATATTTCTGAAAAATGTATTAAAAAATGTATAGAGGTAATTGATGCACCTGTCAGCGGAGGTGCTAAAGGTGCTAAAGAAGGTACGCTGACCATAATGGCAGGAGGCAAAATAGAAGTATTGGAAAAGGTTAGACCAATTTTAGATTGCATAGCTAAAAAAGTAAATTATGTAGGTGGAGTTGGAGCTGGTGATACTGTAAAACTTATAAATAACATGCTTTTAGGAATAAATATGGTAGCTTGCGCTGAAGCGCTGGCCTTGGGAACAAAGGCAGGAATAAAGCCAGACCTCTTATATGAAATTATAAGTCAGAGTTCAGGTAGTTCTTATGCATTAAAAGCAAAGTATGAAAACTTCATATCCCAGGGTAATTTTGAGCCTGGATTTATGATAGACCTACAATATAAAGATTTACAACTAGCCATATCCACTGCAAAGGAGCTAAATGCGCCTATGTTTATGGGGAATATAGCTCAACAAATGTTTGAGACAGCAAGAGCGGAAGGATTGGGTAAAAAAGATATATCAGCTGTCATAAATCTGTATGAGAAATGGCTGAATGTTTCAGTTAGAAAATAA
- a CDS encoding amidohydrolase family protein produces MKMLGIKNIGVLITGDVANPIRKATTIIVADGIIKKIGNEDLLTEYPCNKIIDANGITVAPGLLDSHVHPVLGDFTPRQNTVGFISSSLHGGVTTMISAGEPHTPGRPKDPSGTKALAILGKKSSQNVRPGGVKLHGGSLILEKGLVEKDFEELAKEGVNIVGEIGLGSVKDPEEASIMVKWAKKNGFKVMMHTGGTSIPGSSSISADDVIKTNPDVVSHINGGPTAIPLTEVDTLIDETKLTLEVVQCGNFKVMKHVVNKLVEKQDLERLIIGNDSPSGSGIIPLGVLRTISYIASETKATPEQAICFATGNTAKAFDLNVGIIEEGKAADFVLMDAPMGSVGTDSLKALEAGDLPGIASVIIDGEILVTKSRNTPPATNKPTIS; encoded by the coding sequence ATGAAGATGCTAGGGATTAAAAATATAGGAGTTTTGATAACAGGGGATGTTGCTAATCCAATTAGAAAGGCAACAACAATTATTGTTGCAGACGGGATAATAAAAAAAATTGGTAATGAAGATTTATTAACAGAATATCCTTGTAATAAGATAATCGATGCTAATGGAATAACAGTTGCACCGGGATTATTGGATTCACATGTCCACCCTGTATTAGGAGATTTTACTCCAAGACAAAATACAGTAGGATTTATATCAAGCTCATTACATGGTGGAGTAACAACGATGATATCAGCAGGAGAACCACACACTCCAGGCAGGCCAAAAGATCCATCGGGAACAAAAGCTTTGGCAATATTAGGGAAAAAATCATCTCAAAATGTAAGACCTGGTGGAGTCAAACTTCACGGAGGGTCATTGATATTAGAAAAAGGGTTGGTGGAAAAAGATTTTGAAGAATTGGCCAAGGAAGGAGTTAATATAGTTGGAGAAATAGGACTAGGATCAGTGAAGGATCCTGAGGAAGCTTCGATAATGGTAAAATGGGCAAAAAAGAATGGATTTAAGGTTATGATGCATACAGGTGGAACGTCGATACCTGGAAGTAGCTCGATATCAGCAGATGATGTAATAAAAACAAACCCAGATGTTGTTTCACATATAAATGGTGGACCGACGGCAATACCGTTGACTGAAGTTGATACACTTATTGATGAAACAAAATTGACTTTAGAAGTGGTCCAATGTGGAAATTTTAAAGTTATGAAGCATGTTGTAAATAAATTAGTAGAAAAACAAGACCTAGAAAGATTAATAATTGGAAATGATTCCCCTTCGGGATCTGGAATAATCCCACTGGGAGTTTTAAGAACTATTTCCTATATAGCGTCAGAAACCAAGGCTACTCCAGAACAAGCAATATGTTTTGCAACAGGAAATACAGCAAAAGCCTTTGATTTAAACGTGGGTATAATTGAAGAAGGGAAAGCAGCGGATTTTGTTCTAATGGATGCTCCGATGGGTTCAGTGGGAACAGACAGTTTAAAAGCATTGGAAGCAGGTGACTTACCAGGGATCGCAAGCGTAATAATAGATGGAGAGATACTGGTTACAAAGAGCAGGAATACTCCACCTGCAACAAATAAGCCAACTATTTCTTAA